From a region of the Gordonia sp. PP30 genome:
- the kstD gene encoding 3-oxosteroid 1-dehydrogenase: protein MTQAAETVDVVVVGAGGAGLAAALTAATEGLRTVLIEKSPYWGGSTSRSGGGVWIPNNSVLRRDGVTDTVEAARTYVHAIIGEHAPAERIDTYIDRGPEALDYLMAHAPLDLEWVKDYSDYYPEAPGGRVGGRSVEPRPFDARRLGADLDTLHPQYTKAPLNMVVLQSDYKWMNVGLRHWRGAAKMAKVAGRFTWSKSRHKKMIAMGAALAAELLLGCREAGVDLRLNTPMTGLIVEGGKVVGVRTTHDDEPLELRARFGVILTSGGFEHNAEMRVEYQRAPIGTEWTTGAPSNTGDGIRAAQAAGAGLSLMDDAWWGPTIPLPKGPWFALSERSVPGTFMVNERGERFMNESLPYVEAVHQMYGGEFGQGAGAGANIPAWLVMDQRCRNRYLFAGIPARQPLPKRWLESGVVVKAGTVSELAAKMGVPADTLAATTERFNRFAHTGVDDDFGRGKSGYDNYYGDPTNKPNPNLGPVDRAPFYAVKMVPGDLGTKGGIDTDAAGRALRADGTVIDGLYAAGNTSAPVMGHTYAGPGATIGPAMVFGYLAALDVAARARRKPAAPDTSDAAVGA from the coding sequence ATGACGCAGGCAGCCGAGACCGTGGACGTCGTGGTGGTGGGTGCCGGGGGCGCCGGCCTGGCCGCCGCGCTCACCGCCGCCACCGAGGGCCTGCGGACGGTCCTGATCGAGAAGTCGCCGTACTGGGGCGGTTCCACGTCCCGTTCCGGCGGCGGCGTCTGGATCCCCAACAATTCGGTGCTGCGCCGCGACGGTGTGACCGACACCGTCGAGGCCGCCCGCACGTACGTCCACGCGATCATCGGCGAGCACGCGCCCGCCGAGCGGATCGACACCTACATCGATCGCGGACCCGAGGCGCTTGACTACCTGATGGCGCACGCGCCGCTCGACCTCGAGTGGGTCAAGGACTACTCCGACTACTACCCGGAGGCCCCCGGCGGGCGGGTCGGCGGCCGCTCGGTGGAGCCGCGGCCGTTCGATGCACGACGCCTCGGCGCCGACCTGGACACGCTGCACCCGCAGTACACCAAGGCACCGCTCAACATGGTGGTGCTGCAGAGCGACTACAAGTGGATGAACGTCGGCCTGCGGCACTGGCGCGGCGCGGCCAAGATGGCGAAGGTCGCCGGGCGATTCACCTGGTCCAAGAGCCGCCACAAGAAGATGATCGCGATGGGCGCCGCGCTGGCCGCCGAGTTGCTGCTGGGCTGTCGTGAGGCCGGGGTCGACCTCCGGCTGAACACGCCGATGACCGGGCTGATCGTCGAAGGCGGGAAGGTCGTGGGAGTGCGGACCACCCACGACGACGAGCCGCTGGAACTGCGCGCGCGGTTCGGCGTGATCCTGACCAGCGGCGGCTTCGAGCACAACGCGGAGATGCGCGTCGAGTACCAGCGCGCACCGATCGGCACCGAGTGGACCACCGGGGCGCCGTCGAACACCGGCGACGGCATCCGCGCGGCGCAGGCGGCCGGGGCGGGCCTCTCACTGATGGACGACGCCTGGTGGGGCCCGACCATCCCGCTGCCCAAGGGACCGTGGTTCGCGCTGTCCGAGCGCAGCGTGCCCGGCACGTTCATGGTCAACGAGCGGGGCGAACGATTCATGAACGAGTCGCTTCCCTATGTCGAGGCCGTGCACCAGATGTACGGCGGCGAATTCGGGCAGGGCGCCGGCGCCGGCGCGAACATCCCGGCGTGGCTGGTGATGGATCAGCGTTGCCGCAACCGCTATCTGTTCGCCGGAATACCCGCCCGGCAACCGCTGCCCAAGCGCTGGCTGGAGTCGGGCGTGGTGGTCAAGGCGGGTACCGTCAGCGAACTGGCCGCCAAGATGGGCGTTCCGGCCGACACACTGGCCGCCACCACCGAACGCTTCAACCGGTTCGCGCACACCGGCGTCGACGACGACTTCGGCCGCGGGAAGAGCGGGTACGACAACTACTACGGCGACCCCACCAACAAGCCGAACCCGAATCTGGGTCCGGTCGACCGTGCGCCGTTCTACGCGGTCAAGATGGTGCCGGGCGACCTGGGAACAAAGGGCGGGATCGACACGGACGCGGCCGGTCGTGCCCTGCGCGCCGACGGCACCGTGATCGACGGTCTCTACGCCGCGGGAAACACCAGTGCCCCGGTGATGGGTCACACGTATGCCGGGCCCGGCGCGACCATCGGGCCGGCGATGGTGTTCGGCTACCTGGCCGCCCTCGACGTCGCGGCGCGGGCGCGGCGCAAGCCCGCCGCCCCGGACACCTCCGACGCGGCCGTGGGGGCGTAG
- a CDS encoding VOC family protein, with amino-acid sequence MTAYSAPVGAPIWFDLSTTDPLTAASFYNELFGWDAEVASEEFGGYQNFTLNGKRVAGMMPYMPEGGGPENVWSVYLRTDDAAATSEAVKQAGGHVIVEPMKVGDEGTMAVFIDPAGAAIGAWQSDKHTGFAEWGVPGAPYWFENLSTDQPAAVPFYEKVFGARPQVVEGAPGNYTQYFWGDTSYGATMNAAGMLPEGTPSYWGIYITVDDVEATLQKAVDLGGGIVMGPDVTPWGTLAAITDPLGAIISLGKAPEGM; translated from the coding sequence ATGACTGCTTACTCCGCACCCGTCGGCGCTCCCATCTGGTTCGACCTGTCGACCACCGATCCGCTCACCGCGGCGTCGTTCTACAACGAGCTCTTCGGCTGGGATGCGGAGGTCGCGTCTGAGGAGTTCGGCGGCTACCAGAACTTCACCCTGAACGGGAAGCGCGTGGCCGGGATGATGCCGTACATGCCCGAGGGCGGCGGTCCGGAGAACGTCTGGTCGGTCTATCTGCGCACCGACGATGCGGCGGCCACCTCCGAGGCGGTGAAGCAGGCCGGCGGGCACGTGATCGTCGAGCCGATGAAGGTGGGCGACGAGGGCACCATGGCCGTGTTCATCGACCCGGCGGGCGCGGCGATCGGCGCGTGGCAGTCGGACAAGCACACCGGCTTCGCCGAGTGGGGCGTACCGGGCGCCCCGTACTGGTTCGAGAACCTCTCCACCGATCAGCCCGCGGCCGTGCCGTTCTACGAGAAGGTCTTCGGGGCGCGGCCGCAGGTCGTGGAAGGGGCGCCGGGCAACTACACGCAGTACTTCTGGGGCGACACGTCGTACGGCGCCACCATGAACGCAGCCGGCATGCTGCCCGAGGGCACACCGTCGTACTGGGGCATCTACATCACGGTCGACGACGTCGAAGCGACCCTCCAGAAAGCGGTGGATCTCGGCGGCGGCATCGTGATGGGCCCGGACGTGACGCCGTGGGGCACGCTCGCCGCCATCACCGACCCGCTCGGCGCGATCATCAGCCTCGGCAAGGCGCCCGAGGGCATGTAG
- a CDS encoding FBP domain-containing protein — MQSLTQEQILAAFRGATKSELDRVSFPLDFDRVDFERREFYAWRDRKAPRRAYLVVPHDDGPVALILNRSMAKSPRRVMCAWCRDVDVDEDAVLYTARRVGARGRRGDSVGVLVCESFGCNRNVRKLPPAYHKGTDLDAIRESQIAELRRRVGAFVAEVVSEAD; from the coding sequence ATGCAGTCACTGACGCAAGAGCAGATCCTCGCCGCGTTCCGCGGCGCCACCAAGAGTGAACTGGACCGGGTGAGCTTCCCGCTCGACTTCGACCGGGTGGACTTCGAGCGCCGGGAGTTCTACGCCTGGCGGGACCGGAAGGCGCCCCGCCGGGCGTACCTCGTGGTGCCGCACGACGACGGTCCCGTTGCGCTCATCCTCAACCGGTCCATGGCGAAGTCGCCCCGCCGCGTGATGTGCGCCTGGTGCCGGGATGTGGACGTCGACGAGGATGCCGTCCTCTACACCGCGCGCCGGGTGGGTGCGCGCGGCCGCCGTGGTGACAGCGTCGGGGTGCTGGTCTGCGAGTCGTTCGGGTGCAACCGGAACGTCCGCAAGCTCCCGCCCGCCTACCACAAGGGCACCGACCTCGACGCGATCCGGGAGTCGCAGATCGCCGAATTGCGGCGCCGGGTCGGTGCGTTCGTCGCGGAGGTCGTCTCCGAAGCGGACTAG
- a CDS encoding Rieske 2Fe-2S domain-containing protein yields the protein MTATPSGVREIDTGNPPSRFARGWHCIGLVDQYTDGKPHSLEIFGTKIVVWADSAGEVKALDAYCRHMGADLAQGTVRGDNIACPFHGWQWNGKGRCAQVPYAKRNPKLAKTRPWPTMIRNGQVFVYNDPEGNPPPEDCVIPEVAEFGSDQWTSWTWNTLVIEGSNCREIIDNVVDMAHFFYVHYALPDYFKNVFEGQTAAQYMNSHGRPDVGISTAYGDTRLESIAAYYGPSYMLNPMVQYYGEYAVETILTNCHYPIDANSFVLMFGVMAKIPEGLSPEQADKMAKKITAGIEVGFLQDVEIWKHKTRIDNPLLVEEDGPVYQLRRWYEQFYVDVDEVTDEMTARFEYEIDTSKALENWNIEVQENLRRQAEERAAREAASAPENTTV from the coding sequence ATGACTGCGACCCCCAGTGGTGTCCGGGAGATCGATACCGGTAACCCGCCGAGCCGTTTCGCGCGCGGCTGGCACTGCATCGGCCTGGTGGACCAGTACACCGACGGCAAGCCGCACTCGCTGGAGATCTTCGGCACCAAGATCGTCGTGTGGGCCGATTCGGCGGGCGAGGTGAAGGCACTCGACGCCTACTGCCGCCACATGGGCGCCGATCTCGCGCAGGGCACGGTGCGCGGCGACAACATCGCCTGCCCGTTCCACGGCTGGCAGTGGAACGGCAAGGGCCGCTGCGCTCAGGTGCCGTACGCCAAGCGGAACCCGAAACTGGCCAAGACCCGCCCCTGGCCGACGATGATCCGCAACGGCCAGGTGTTCGTCTACAACGACCCCGAGGGCAACCCGCCGCCGGAGGACTGCGTGATCCCCGAGGTGGCCGAGTTCGGGTCGGACCAGTGGACGTCGTGGACGTGGAACACGCTGGTCATCGAGGGCTCCAACTGCCGGGAGATCATCGACAACGTGGTCGACATGGCGCACTTCTTCTACGTCCACTACGCGCTGCCCGACTACTTCAAGAACGTCTTCGAGGGCCAGACCGCGGCCCAGTACATGAACAGCCACGGCCGTCCGGACGTCGGGATCTCCACCGCCTACGGCGACACCCGGCTGGAGTCGATCGCGGCGTATTACGGGCCGTCGTACATGCTCAACCCGATGGTGCAGTACTACGGCGAGTACGCCGTCGAGACCATCCTGACCAACTGCCACTACCCGATCGACGCGAACTCGTTCGTCCTGATGTTCGGCGTGATGGCGAAGATCCCCGAGGGACTCTCGCCCGAGCAGGCCGACAAGATGGCGAAGAAGATCACCGCGGGCATCGAGGTCGGCTTCCTGCAGGACGTCGAGATATGGAAGCACAAGACCCGCATCGACAATCCGCTGCTGGTCGAGGAGGACGGCCCGGTCTATCAGCTGCGACGCTGGTACGAGCAGTTCTACGTCGACGTCGACGAGGTGACCGACGAGATGACCGCCCGCTTCGAGTACGAGATCGACACCTCGAAGGCACTGGAGAACTGGAACATCGAGGTGCAGGAGAATCTGCGGCGCCAGGCCGAGGAGAGGGCCGCGCGCGAAGCGGCGAGCGCCCCCGAGAACACCACGGTCTGA